In Macadamia integrifolia cultivar HAES 741 chromosome 12, SCU_Mint_v3, whole genome shotgun sequence, the following are encoded in one genomic region:
- the LOC122057115 gene encoding uncharacterized protein LOC122057115: MKGLSKLGIGLIVVFVVCLLLLVAEVFYVLWYRRRFRRNATVETDASGEPYTTTTTTKSSFTSKELMYLFCWNNQSRSEPASAPTAPSIDQEHQVPSSESDNPLKWHVLYGPSRLLFTIKEEEKEDLESVKSSTDRKPNPDKERKVSLSECFERTQEEDPGAETNSVAVDVEERESTPFSTPCASPPYYTPSPSPTRDAGGEEGGCFVSLNVHGR, from the coding sequence ATGAAAGGTCTAAGCAAGCTTGGGATCGGATTGATCGTAGTCTTCGTGGTCTGTCTCCTCCTTCTAGTCGCCGAGGTCTTCTACGTACTCTGGTACCGTCGCAGATTCCGACGGAACGCCACCGTAGAGACTGACGCTTCCGGTGAACcttacaccaccaccaccaccacgaaAAGCTCTTTTACTTCCAAGGAGCTAATGTACTTATTCTGCTGGAATAACCAGTCTCGGTCGGAGCCAGCCTCAGCTCCGACAGCTCCTTCCATAGACCAAGAACACCAAGTCCCTTCATCGGAATCCGACAACCCTTTGAAATGGCATGTTTTATACGGTCCGTCAAGACTTTTATTTACGATcaaggaagaggagaaagaggattTGGAGTCCGTGAAATCTTCAACGGATCGGAAGCCGAACCCGGATAAGGAGAGAAAGGTTTCTTTAAGCGAATGTTTTGAGAGAACCCAAGAAGAGGATCCAGGGGCAGAGACTAACTCAGTCGCAGtggatgtggaggagagagaaagtacTCCGTTTTCGACGCCTTGTGCTTCGCCTCCTTATTACACTCCGTCACCTTCTCCGACTCGTGATGCTGGCGGAGAAGAGGGAGGTTGTTTCGTCAGCTTAAATGTTCACGGCCGGTGA